CGTCCCCAGAGCGTTGCCCGCGTACGCGACCGTGCACCCGGCGAGGAACGCGACCGCCTTCGCGGAGAGGGGGTCCCAGTCGAGGGGGCCCCGCAGCCAGACGAAGAGGGCGAGGTCGGCGAGGTAGGCGCAGACGCCGACGGCGGCGAAGGAGCCGAGTTCGGACCAGTTGACCCGGGGCGCGCTCACAGGTCGGTGACCGCCAGTGCGTACATCGCCATCCAGACCAGGCCGATCAGCAGCAGTCCCCGGTCGCGCAGGACGACGTCCTCGGGGGCTCCCGCGGTGCCCCGGTCGGCGAAGACGGCGTAGCGGAGGATGCCCACGATGTAGGCGACCATGGACAGTTCGCGCCAGGGGAGGACGCCGCCGTCGGTGGCGCCGCCGCGCTCCATCGCCCACAGGCAGTAGCCGAGCAGGGAGACCCCGGCGGCGAGCTGCCAGACGAAGCGGAGGTAGCCGGTGGTGTACTCGCTGAGCAGGGCGCGGGTCTTGCCGCGCAGCGGGCTGTCGGCCATCTGCACGGCTTCGGAGTACCGCTTGGCGGCGACCATGAACAGCGCGCCGAAGCCGGTGGTGATGAGGAACCAGCGGGAGAGCGGGATGCCCAGCGCGATGCCGCCGATCATGGCGCGCATCAGGAATCCGGTGGTGACGACGACCAGGTCGAGTACGAGTACGTGCTTGAGGCGCAGGCAGTACGCCATCTGCATCACGACGTACCCGGTGAGGAGGGCGGCGGTGAGCGGGTTGCAGAGGAAGGCCGCTGCGGTCGGCGCGAGGACGGCGAGGAGCGCGCCGGTGGCGTGCGCGACGGGGACGGGGACCTGTCCTGCGGCGACGGGGCGGCGGCACTTGGTGGGGTGGGCGCGGTCGGCCTCGGCGTCGAGGGCGTCGTTGATCAGGTAGACGGCGGACGCGGCGGCCGTGAACAGCACGAAGACGACGGCGAGTTGGAGTGCCGAGCGGGTGGTGAAGAGCTGTCCTGCGGCGGCGGGGGCGGCCACCACGAGGCTGTTCTTGATCCACTGGCGGGGGCGTGCGGTGCGCAGCAGGCCCAGCGGCAGGCCGAGGGGGCGCAGCGCGCGGCGCTGCGGGGGGAGGGCGGGGCCGCCGGTGGAGGCGCGGCGGTCCTGCTGCTTTTCCAGGAGGGGGATGACGGTGCGGTCAGACACGGGAAGCCTCCCTGGTCTTCAGCCATTTCGCGCCGATCCCCGCGGTGATCCCGCCGAGGGCCGCACCGGCCGCCACGTCGCTCGGGTAGTGCACGCCGACGACCAGGCGGGACACGCACATCGCGGCGGCCAGCGGCGGGACGACCTGCTTGCCGAAGGGGCCGAGCGCACCGAGGGCGACGGCCGCCGCGGCGGCCGAGGTGGCGTGCGAGCTGGGGAAGGAGTGCCGGCCCCGGGTCTTCACCAGGGGCTGGCGGTCGGGGAGTTGGGGGCGGGGACGGCGTACGACGCGCTTGACGCCCATGCTCGCCAGGTGGGCCGCGCCGATCAGTGCCGTACCGCGCAGCCACGCGCCGCGCCGGTCGCGGTCGACGGCCGCGCCGACGAGTCCGGCGGCCAGCCACAGCGCGCCGTGCTCGCCGCTGAAGGAGAGGGCTCGGGCGGTGGCGGCCACCCGGGGGTCCGTTCCGCAGTCGCGCATCGCGGACAGCAGACGGTGGTCCACTTCTCGCATCTGTCATCCCTTGGATATCGGTGTGCGTGGCCCGGAGGGGCGCACATCAGGGGTGACTCTTGTCGGGAAAATGCAAATATTCATGACATTTCGTGATGACACTCTGTCAACCACCCGTTCCGCTTACGAAACGTGCGATAGGTGACCTAAGAGGTGCTTTCCGGGCGATACGGTCACGCCCATGGCTGACAACACCACGCTCTCCCCCGACGCCGACTCCTTCGCCTCCGTGACCGGCTGGGGCCGCACCGCCCCCACGACCGCCCTGGTGGTGCGTCCGCGCACGTACGAGGAGGCAGCGGCGGCGGTACGGGGCTGCGGGGCGCGCGGCTCGATCGCCCGGGGTCTCGGCCGGGCGTACGGCGACGCCGCGCAGAACGCGGGCGGCTCGGTCCTCGACATGACGGGCCTGGACCGCATCCGCACCGTCGACGCGGACACCGGGATCGTGGTGTGCGACGCCGGGGTGAGCCTGCACCGGCTGATGGAAGTACTGCTTCCGCTCGGCTGGTTCGTGCCCGTGACGCCCGGCACCCGCTACGTCACGGTCGGCGGGGCGATCGGCGCGGACATCCACGGCAAGAACCACCACGTCTGTGGCGGCTTCTCCCGGCACGTCCGCTCGCTCCGGCTCCTGCTCGCGGACGGCGAGGTGCGTGACGTCGTCCCCGGCACGGACCTGTTCGACGCCACGGCCGGCGGCATGGGCCTGACCGGCGTCATCCTCTCCGCGACCGTCCAGCTCCTGCGCGTCGAGACCTCGCTGATGTCCGTCGACACCGAGCGGGCCACGGACCTCGACGACCTGATGACCCGCCTCACCGAGACCGACCACCTCTACCGGTACTCCGTCGCCTGGATCGACCTGCTCGCCCGCGGTGCTTCGATGGGCCGCTCCGTCCTCACCCGGGGCGACCACGCACCGCTCGACGAGCTGCCCGCCCGCGCCCGTCGCCACCCGCTGACGTTCCGGCCCGGCCAGTTCCCCGGCGCGCCCTCCTTCATCCCCGAGGGGCTGCTGGGCCGCACGTCCGTCGGCCTCTTCAACGAGCTCTGGTACCGGCGGGCCCCGCGCGCCCGGGTCGGCGAGCTCCAGAAGATCTCGACCTTCTTCCACCCCCTGGACGGCGTCCCGCACTGGAACCGGATCTACGGGCGCAGCGGCTTCGTCCAGTACCAGTTCGTCGTCCCCTACGGGCAGGAGGAGGCGCTGCGCCGGATCGTCGGCCGGATCTCCCGGCACGGCTGCCCCTCCTTCCTCGCCGTACTGAAGCGGTTCGGCGACGGCGACCCCGGCTGGCTGTCCTTCCCGGTCCCCGGCTGGACGCTCGCCCTGGACATCCCGGCGAACATGCCCCGCCTCGGTGCCTTCCTCGACGAGCTCGACGAGGAGGTCGCCGCCGCCGACGGACGCCTCTACCTGGCGAAGGACTCGCGGGTACGCCCCGAGACGCTCGCCGCGATGTACCCGAAGCTGGCCGACTTCCGCGCCCTGCGCGCCGAGCTGGACCCGCACGGGGTCTTCACCTCGGACCTCTCCCGCCGCCTCGCCCTCTGATCCTCTTCAAGGAGCTCCCCATGAAGGACGCCTTCGGCGCCCCGCAGTCCCTGCTCGTCCTCGGCGGCACGTCCGAGATCGGGCTCGCCACCGCCCGCCGCCTGGTCGCGCGCCGCACCCGTACGGTGTGGCTGGCGGGCCGCCCGTCCCCCGCCCTGGAAGCTGCGGCGACCCAGCTCCGCGAGCTGGGCGCGGAGGTCCGTACGGTCCCCTTCGACGCACTGGACAGCGCCGCGCACGAGGAGGTGCTGGGCAAGGTCTTCGCGGAGGGCGACATCGACATGGTGCTGATCGCCTTCGGGCTGCTCGGCGACCAGGCCCGCGACGAGGCCGAACCGATGGCGGCCGTCCGGGTCGCCCAGACCAACTACACGGGGGCCGTCTCGGCGGGCCTGGTCTGCGCGAACGCCCTCCAGGGCCAGGGCCACGGCTCGCTGGTCGTCCTGTCCTCGGTCGCGGGCGAGAGGGCACGGCGGGCGAACTTCATCTACGGCTCCAGCAAGGCGGGCCTCGACGCGTTCACCCAGGGCCTGGGGGACGCGCTGCACGGGACGGGCGTGCACGTGATGGTGGTCAGGCCCGGCTTCGTACGGACGAAGATGACGGAGGGGATGGAGGAGGCCCCGCTCGCCACGACCCCGGAGGCCGTCGCGGAGGCCATCGAGGCGGGCCTGCGCAGGCGCGCGGAGGTGGTGTGGGTCCCGGGCGCGCTCAGGGCCGTCATGTCGGCCCTGCGCCACGTCCCGCGCCCCCTCTTCAGGCAGCTTCCGGTGTAACGCCCAGGGGCGCGCGACCTCAGTGCAGCGCCGGAGCGTCGTACGGCAGCCCCTGTGGAGGCAGATCCCCCTCCGCACACCCGCCGAAGGCGTAGTCGCACAGCTTCCGCCACACCCCGTCGGCCCCCTGCTCGTACAGCGCGAAGGACTCGCAGGACCACTCGGCGGCGTACGAGGAAAGCTCCTCGTACGCCCGGTCCATGCCCTCCTCGGCGATCCCGTGGGCGACGGTCACGTGCGGGTGGTACGGGAACTGGAGCTCCCGCACCAGCGGCCCCGACGCGTCCCGCACCCGCTTCTGCAACCACGCGCACGCGGACGCGCCCTCCACCACCTTCACGAAGACCACCGGCGACAGCGGCCGGAACGTCCCCGTCCCGGACAGCCGCATCGGGAAGGGCCGCACGGAGTCGGCGAGCGCCGCCAGGTGCGCCTCCACCGCCGGCAGGGCGTCCGCGTCGATCTCGGTCGGCGGCAGCAGCGTGACGTGGGTAGGGATGCCATGAGCGGCAGGGTCCCCGAAGGCCGCGCGCCGCTCCTGGAGCAGGCTGCCGTACGGCTCCGGGACCGCGATCGAAACGCCGAGCGTTACGGTCCCCACGTCGTTCTCCTCGTCGTCACTGCCGGGTGGGTGGATGAAGCTTCGCAGTGCAGTGTGGCGGGCGCAGGGGCCTCAGGGCCAGAGTCCAAGGTCCGGGGCCTGCGGGACAGGCGCCCACCACCGCTGCGTACGGGCGGACCTCAGTGCTTGGCGGGCAGGAAACCGATCCGGTCGTACGCCTGGGCGAGGGTCTCGGCGGCGACCGCGCGGGCCTTCTCGGCGCCCTTGGCGAGGACCGCGTCCAGGGTCTCCGGGTCGTCCAGGTACGCCTGGGTGCGCTCCTTGAACGGCGTGACGAACTCCACCATCTGCTCGGCCAGGTCCGTCTTGAGGGCGCCGTACATCTTGCCCTCGTACTCCTTCTCCAGCTCGGCGACCGTCTTGCCGGTGAGGGTGGAGGAGATGGTGAGGAGGTTGGAGACGCCGGGCTTCTCGACGGGGTCGAAGCGGATGACCGTGTCGGTGTCGGTGACCGCGCTCTTGACCTTCTTCGCGGTGACCTTCGGCTCGTCCAGGAGGTTGATGAGGCCCTTCGGCGTGGACGCCGACTTGCTCATCTTGATGCTGGGGTCCTGGAGGTCGTAGATCTTCGCGGTCTCCTTGAGGATGTACGCCTCGGGGACGGTGAAGGTCTCGCCGAGGCGCGCGTTGAAGCGCTCGGCGAGGTCGCGGGTCAGCTCGATGTGCTGGCGCTGGTCCTCGCCGACGGGGACCTGGTTGGCCTGGTAGAGCAGGATGTCGGCGACCTGGAGGACCGGGTACGTGAACAGGCCGACGGTGGTGCGGTCGGAGCCCTGCTTGGCGGACTTGTCCTTGAACTGGGTCATCCGGGACGCCTCGCCGAAGCCGGTGAGGCAGTTCATCACCCAGCCGAGCTGGGCGTGCTCGGGCACGTGGCTCTGCACGAAGAGGGTGCAGCGGTCCGGGTCGAGCCCGGCGGCCAGCAGCTGGGCGGCGGCGAGGCGGGTGTTCGCACGCAGCTCGGCGGGGTCCTGCGGGATGGTGATGGCGTGCAGGTCCACGACCATGTAGAAGGCGTCGTGCGTGTCTTGCAGAGCCACCCACTGGCGCACGGCGCCGAGGTAGTTGCCGAGGTGGAACGAGCCTGCGGTGGGCTGGATGCCGGAGAGCACACGGGGTCGAGAGGCCATGTTCATCATTCTCTCAGGTGGCGAACCCGACCCCGTCGGGTGGGCGACCGATGCGCCGCCTCCGGTGCGTCACGTGCGGCAGAACGCCGGAGCGAACCCTGAGAGGGGCGGCAAGGTTTCCGCGCCTCCGCCGTGACCGACGATAGAAAGGGGCGCCGTCCGCACCTTTCGCAGGACGGCCGTATCCCGTATCTGACGATCGGAGTTCCCGTGTCGACAACGGATGCCACCACGAACAGCACGAGCACCGCGCGGGCCATCGCCTCCGCGGAGGCGCACAGTGCGCACAACTACCACCCGCTGCCCGTCGTCGTCGCCTCGGCGGAGGGGGCCTGGATGACCGATGTCGAGGGGCGCCGCTTCCTCGACATGCTCGCCGGGTACTCGGCGCTCAACTTCGGGCACGGCAACCGCCGGCTGCTCGACGCGGCGAAGGCGCAGCTGGAGAGAGTGACCCTGACGTCGCGGGCCTTCCACCACGACCGGTTCGCCGCGTTCTGCGACGAGCTGGCGGCCCTGTGCGGCATGGAGATGGTGCTGCCGATGAACACCGGGGCGGAGGCCGTCGAGACGGCCGTGAAGACCGCCCGCAAGTGGGGCTACCGCGTCAAGGGCGTGCCGGACGGCCGGGCCAGGATCATCGTCGCCTCGGACAACTTCCACGGCCGTACGACGACGATCGTCAGCTTCTCGACGGACCCGGAGGCACGCGCGGACTACGGCCCCTACACGCCGGGCTTCGACATCGTTCCGTACGGCGATCTGGCGGCGCTGGAGGCGGCGGTCACGGACGACACGGTGGCCGTGCTCCTCGAACCGATCCAGGGCGAGGCGGGGGTGCTGGTCCCGCCGCCCGGCTACCTGGCCGGGGTCCGGGAGCTGACCGCCTCCCGCAACGTGCTTTTCGTCGCGGACGAGATCCAGTCGGGTCTGGGCAGGACCGGGAAGACCTTCGCCTGTGAGCACGAGGGCGTGGTGCCCGACATGTACGTCCTGGGCAAGGCGCTCGGCGGCGGGGTGGTGCCGGTGTCGGCGGTGGTCTCGTCGGCGGAGGTGCTGGGGGTGTTCAAGGCGGGCGAGCACGGCTCGACGTTCGGCGGGAACCCCCTGGCCTGCGCGGTGGCGCTTGAGGTCATCGCGATGCTGCGCGGCGGCGAGTACCAGCAGCGGGCCGCCGAGCTGGGCGACCACCTGCACAACGAGCTGAACCTGCTGGTCGGCGGGGGTGCGGTACGGGCGGTGCGGGGGCGCGGGCTGTGGGCCGGGGTCGACATCGACCCGGCGCGCGGCACGGGCCGGGAGATCTCGGAGCAGCTGATGGAGAGGGGGGTGCTGGTGAAGGACACGCACGGGTCGACCATCCGGATCGCCCCGCCGTTGGTGATCAGCAAGGAGGACCTGGACTGGGGGCTGGACCAGCTCCGCGCCGTACTGGAGGCGTAGGGACCGGCCGGGTCGGCCCGGTCAGCCGGGCCGGCCACGTCGGCCCGGTCGGCCCGGTCGGCCCGGTCAGAGGATGACGTGGGGCAGGAAGCGGGCGTACTCGTCCGTGACCGGCCCTGCGGACTCCCGGATCCCGAGCCCGGCCGCCTCGTCCTCGATCACCCAGGCGCCGAGCACGGTGCGGTTGCCGTCGAAGTCGGGCAGCGGGGCCAGCTCCTGGTAGCAGAGCTTGTCGTGGGTGGGCGCGGGCGGCGGGGAGCCGGGTTCGTGGAGGGTGACTCCGGCGCCCTCCCTGCCCAGCAGCGGCTTGGCCACGTACCCCTTCTCGTCGGCGAGTTCGCGGGGGCCGTCGAGGTAGGCGGCGAGGAGGTTGGGGTGGCCGGGGTAGAGCTCCCAGAGGATGGCGAGGAGGGCCTTGTTGGAGAGGAGCATCTTCCAGGCGGGTTCGATCCAGCAGGTGGTGCCGGTGCCGCCGCCGTTGTCGAGGGTGGACAGCACGTGGGGGCCGAAGCGGTCGGTGGCCAGCCACTCCCACGGGTAGAGCTTGAAGCAGCTGCGGATGAAGCGGAGCTTCTCGTCGACGAAGCGGCGGGAGAGGCGGTCCCAGCCGATCTGCTCGACGGAGATCGCCTCGGTGCGGATACCGGCCTGTTCGGCGGTCTCGCGCAGATACGCGACCGTCATCAGGTCCTCGCCGAGCTCGTCGCCGTCGGAGTGCGCGAAGTACAGGGGGCCGGGGGCGAGGAGGCGGGCCTGCCTCTTCCAGGCGTCGACGAGGCGTTCGTGGAGGGAGTTCCACTGGTCGGCGCCGGGGAACAGCTCCTCCATCCAGAACCACTGCGGGCTGGCGGCCTCGACGAGGGAGGTGGGGGTGTCGGCGTTGTACTCCAGCATCTTCGCCGGTCCCGTGCCGTCGTAGCGGAGGTCGAACCTGCCGTAGAGGGAGGGGAGTTCGCCGCGGCGGCGCCAGGACTCGGCGATGAGCCCGGCGAGTTTGGGGTCGGTGATGCCGAGGTCCGCGAAGCGGTCGCTCTCGACGATGTGGGCGGCGGCGGCGAGGCACATGGCGTGCAGCTCCTCGACGACCTCTTCGAGGGCTTCGACCTCGGGGAGCGTGAAGGAGTAGTAGGCGCTCTCGTCCCAGTAGGGCCGCAGGGAGTCGTCGGGGTAGCGGGTCAGGGGGTAGATGACCCCCTGCTCCTCGACGATGCGCTGCCAGTCGGGGCGGGGGGTGGCGGTGTGTCGCTTCATGCGGTGGCCTCTTGGAGGGTGAGCGAGGTCGGGCGGGGCGGGGGCTGCGAAGCATGCCCCCAGGGGCGCGGGGAACTGCGCGACCAGCCACGACGCACCCGCACGCGACGGGGGTCCGGGGCGGAGCCCCGGCAGTAAGGGCGGCCCCCAGCAGCACGCGGGAGGAAACCGTCAGCCGCCGCCGGAACCGGAGCAGCCGAAGCCGCCCCGGTCGACCGCCTGCTTGTCGAAGCTGCCGCCCGACACCCGCCTGTTGCTGACGGATCCGCCGTAGTAGTACGCACCGTGGTGCGTCGCGGAGCTTCCGCTGCTGCCCCCGCCGTCGTCATCGTCGTCGCACTCGTAGCTGGGCAGCTCTTCCTGGGTGACCGGGTCGACGCAGCGCCGGTCCGGTTCGTCCCCGCAGGAGGTGAGGGTGAGGGCGAGCACTCCCATGCCGCCGAGCACCACCGTGCTGGACCTCAGTCGTCGCCGTCGCCCTGCCGCTGCCATGCCCGGCCCACTCCCCCGCGTCGTTCACTCGCCACACTGTCTGTCTCTGGACCGTCGACAGACTAGAGGGCCGCCGGGCCCTGAGGAACGCCAGAACCCGGACCGGGGGGATTTGCCCCGGTGGATGGGGAGGGGGGTTCACGGGCGGGGCGGGGATTGGTGAGAAAAGTCCGGGATGGTTTACCCTTCATCTATGCGCGGGATCTTCACCCCGCCTCCCCATACCGCCCCGGCCGGTCTCCCCCGTCCGGCCGGGGCTTCTGTTTCTTCTCCCCTGCCGCCTCTTTTCGCGCGGCCGGGTGATCCTCGGGCCCCGGCGGTGCCCCCGAGGGGCCGGACCTCGTTGCAGACCGCGTGAACACCACTGCAAGCCCCTCTCACATACTGCCGATCCCCACCCCCGTCCGTACCGGCCGTGGCGTCACGCGGCGCCCGCTGCCCGGCGTCGTCGCCGCCTGTCGTACCGAGGGCACCACACTGAATGTCGCCGTACAGGGCGAGATCGACCACTTCACCGCCGCCCCGCTGAGTGCGCTGCTCACGTCGGCGGCGGCGTTCGGACACACCCGGCTGGTGGTCGACGCCTCACGGGTGACGTTCTGCGACTCCGGCTTCCTGAACGCGCTGCTCGCCTGGCGGCGGGGTGGCCGGAGACTGATCCTGGCCGCCGCGTCCGCCGCCGTGGAACGGCTGCTGCGGGCCAGCCGGAGCGGGAAGCTCCTGATGGAGGAGGCGTTGGGGTAGACCCTCGGCGCCACTGGCGACACCTCCGGACCTCCGGCCCCCCGGACTTCGGCCCCCGGCCACCACGCGCACGCTCGCGCGGAGACCGGGGGCCGACGCATGCCCCGACGGGTCAACGCGTGGCGCGGGCCGCACCCTCGCGGAGGTGGCGCAGGAGGGCGGCGAGCGCGGCGGGGGCGGCGGCGAGGACCCGCCGGGGGGCGTCGCTCTCCCGGACGAGGCAGGCACGTCCCCCGTGGGCTATCTCCACACACGAGCCCCCGTCCGAGCCGTTGGAGTACGAGGACTTCTGCCACTGGGTCATTTTTCAGATCTCCTTCGCCAGACGATGGATGTAGTCCCTCGACCGGCTGGGCTCAAGCGCGGCCGACGTCACCGTCTCGAAGATCGACCGCAGCGCATGAAGTTGCGCAACAGCGTCCACGTAGACCCCGCCGCTCACGGTGTCCATGTGCACCGTGTCCAGCGCGGGTACGGGACCACTCGCGTACATCATCGTGGTGCCCGCACCGGCGAAGTTGTCCACGTCGAAGGGGATCACGCAGACGGTCACGTTGGGCTTCGTCGAGTGGTCCAGGATGCGTTCGAGTTGAGCACGGGCCACCTTCCGGTCCGCGACACGCGTACGGAGCACCGACTCGTGCAGCACCGCCTCGTACGGCGTGGCGTCCGCGCGATCGAGGATCGCTCCTCGGCGCTTCCGGTGCGCCACCCTCGGTTCCAGTTCACTGCTCGGAAGCCCGGGACGCCAGTACTTGAAGACGGCCCGGGCATACTCCTCCGTCTGAAGGAGCCCCGGCACGTGGTCCGTGCCGACCTCACGGATGGAGCAGGCGTGGTGCTCCAACTCCGACAGGTCCAGGAACGCCACGGGCAACACGTCCCGATATTCCTCCCACCAGCCGCGCGTACGTTCCGTAGCCATGGCCACGAGTGCATCGATCAACTCCGCGTCCACGCAGGCATAGTGAGCTGCCAGCCGCCGCACGCGCGCCTCACTGACTCCGGCGATCCCCGCCTCCGTCTGGCTCATGTGGACCGAACTCGACCCCAGCGCCACAGCCACCTCGCGGGCCGTCATCCCGGCCGCCTCGCGCAGTCTGCGCAGCTCAACGCCCAGGCGTACCTGACGAGCGGTCGGCTGACTCCTTGGCGGCATACGACTCCCCGAACCCCAACGGCTCTGTCCTCGCGGCCCGTTGGGCCACCCGATCGAGTGCCAGATTACGGCAACCGGTTGCGGCGGAATAAATTAATACCCTACCGTCGGTGACGCGTCGCACACGCAGCGAACCCGGGACCCCGGAAGCGCACCGCCCCGTCACGCCATGACGGCCGCGTCAATGCCACCGCCCAGCGGCCCGCCGCGCCACCAACTCGCTTCACCTTGAACGGAGTTGTTCATGCCGCGATCCGACGTGGACCCGTACCCCATCGAGAACTGGGAGTACTCCCTCTACATCCCGCACGACCCCCGAGCCGTCACCGTCAGTCGTCACACCCTCCGGCTGATCCTCGGCATGCACGGTCTGGCGTACCTCGCCGACCTGGCCGAACTCCTCGCCACCGAACTGATCAGCAACGCCGTACGGCACACCAAGGGCCCGGCCGCCCTCCGTGTCCGCCGCAGCGGCCGCACCCTGCGCATCGGAGCCTGGGACGCGGATCCCACACCGCCCGCCCCGCCGCTCCGCAGCGCCGACGAGGACGCCGAGGCGGGGCGTGGGCTGGCGCTCGTACGGACGTGTGCCGACGGGTGGGGCTGGTACCCGCTGACCAGCACCGGGGACGGCGGCAAATACGTGTGGTGCGAGCTGGCGGCTGCCGCGTAAGGGGACGCTCCGGCAACTACGCGAGTGCGCCCAGGGCCCGGATCAGGGCCCCGAGCGCACCCGGCCACCCCCTGTCCGACGGGGTCGCGTAGCCCACCATCAAGCCGTCCCGCCCGGCTCCGGGTGCCTCCGGATGCCGGTGCGTGGCGAGGCCCTCCACCGCCAGGCCCTGCCAGTGCGCCGCGCGCACCACCTCCCGTTCCGTGCCCGGCGGGAGTTCCAGGATGGCGTGCAGGCCCGCAGCGATTCCGGTGGTACGCACGTGCGGGGCGTGGGCGGCCAGAGCCGCCACCAGGTCGTCACGGCGGCGGCGGTAGCTGAGGCGCTTGGCCCGGACGTGGCGGTCGTACGCGCCCGAGGCCATGAACTCGGCGAGCGTGAGCTGTTCCAGCGCGCTGGAGGTGTTGTCGTACGGGGAGAGGAGCGGGAGGAGGTCGGGCGGCAGGACCGCCCAGGAGAGGCGCAGGCCCGGGGCCAGGGCTTTGCTGGTGGTGCCGAGGTAGACGACGCGGTCCGGGTCGAGGCCCTGGAGGGCGCCGACAGGCTGGCGGTCGTAGCGGAATTCGCCGTCGTAGTCGTCCTCCAGGATCAGCCCTCCGGTGCGGCGCGCCCAGTCGACGGCTGCGGCCCGCCGGTCGGGGTGCAGGGCGACTCCGGTCGGGAACTGGTGCGCGGCCGTGAGGAGGGCTGCTCCGACGCCCGGGAGTCCGGACAGTTCCTCGGTCTTCGAACCGCGTTCGTCGAGGCCCAGGGCGGGGGTCCGCAGGCCCGCCGCCGTGAAGCAGGCGCGGTGGAAGGCCAGGCCGTACGACTCCGTCGCGACCGCCTTCGTCGAGGGGGAGCGGCGGCGCAGCGCGTCGGCCAGGAAGGTCAGCGCGTTGACGTAACCGGAACGGATCACGAGGCGTTCGGGGTCGGCGTGCACGCCCCGGGTCCTGGCCAGATAGGCGGCGAGGACGGTACGGAGTTCGATGCGCCCGCGTGGGTCTCCGTAGCCGAAGGCTTCGTTCGGGGCGGTGGTCAGCGCCTTGCGGGACGCCTTCAGCCAGTCGGCGCGGGGGAAGGTGGACAGGTCGGGGGTGCCGGGCATCAGGTTGTGGGCGGGGGCGGTGCGGGCAAGGGGTTGCGGTGCAGGTGGGGGCTGTTTGCGGGGGGTGAGGTGGGCGCGGGCGGCGATCCGGGTGCCGGAGCCCTGGCGGGCGGTGAGCCAGCCCTCGGCGACCAGTTCGGCGTAGGCGTCGGCGACGGTGTTGCGGGCTATGCCGAGGTCGGCGGCGAGACTGCGGGAGGAGGGGAGGCGGGTGCCGGGGGCGAGGCGGCCGGTGCGGGCGGCCTCCCGGAGGGCGTCGCGCAGGCTCGTGCGCAGACCGGAACCGGAACCTGGGCCGGTCAGGTCGAGGTGGAGGTCCCTGCCGAGTTCGGCTTGGTAAGTGGCCCAGGAATCCGTCATGGGAATGGACCATAGCGGTGGGCCGGTGTGTGGGTAGCGTTGCCGGTATGACGACGAACGAGAACACCGCGAACGGGAACACCACGAACGGGAACGTCCCCGAGCACACGCCCCGTATGAACTGGTCCGAGCACGCCCCCGAGGTCTTCAAGGCGATGCTCCAGCTGGAGAAGGCCACCCGCAAGCACCTCGACCCGGTGGTCGCCGAGCTCGTGAAGATCCGCGCCTCGCAGATCAACCACTGCGCGTTCTGCCTGGACATGCACACGAAGGACGCGCTGGCCGCCGGTGAGCGGGTGGAGCGGATCGTGCAGCTGTCGGCGTGGGAGGAG
This is a stretch of genomic DNA from Streptomyces sp. NBC_00237. It encodes these proteins:
- a CDS encoding 2'-5' RNA ligase family protein, which translates into the protein MGTVTLGVSIAVPEPYGSLLQERRAAFGDPAAHGIPTHVTLLPPTEIDADALPAVEAHLAALADSVRPFPMRLSGTGTFRPLSPVVFVKVVEGASACAWLQKRVRDASGPLVRELQFPYHPHVTVAHGIAEEGMDRAYEELSSYAAEWSCESFALYEQGADGVWRKLCDYAFGGCAEGDLPPQGLPYDAPALH
- a CDS encoding FAD-binding oxidoreductase; translated protein: MADNTTLSPDADSFASVTGWGRTAPTTALVVRPRTYEEAAAAVRGCGARGSIARGLGRAYGDAAQNAGGSVLDMTGLDRIRTVDADTGIVVCDAGVSLHRLMEVLLPLGWFVPVTPGTRYVTVGGAIGADIHGKNHHVCGGFSRHVRSLRLLLADGEVRDVVPGTDLFDATAGGMGLTGVILSATVQLLRVETSLMSVDTERATDLDDLMTRLTETDHLYRYSVAWIDLLARGASMGRSVLTRGDHAPLDELPARARRHPLTFRPGQFPGAPSFIPEGLLGRTSVGLFNELWYRRAPRARVGELQKISTFFHPLDGVPHWNRIYGRSGFVQYQFVVPYGQEEALRRIVGRISRHGCPSFLAVLKRFGDGDPGWLSFPVPGWTLALDIPANMPRLGAFLDELDEEVAAADGRLYLAKDSRVRPETLAAMYPKLADFRALRAELDPHGVFTSDLSRRLAL
- the rocD gene encoding ornithine--oxo-acid transaminase, with product MSTTDATTNSTSTARAIASAEAHSAHNYHPLPVVVASAEGAWMTDVEGRRFLDMLAGYSALNFGHGNRRLLDAAKAQLERVTLTSRAFHHDRFAAFCDELAALCGMEMVLPMNTGAEAVETAVKTARKWGYRVKGVPDGRARIIVASDNFHGRTTTIVSFSTDPEARADYGPYTPGFDIVPYGDLAALEAAVTDDTVAVLLEPIQGEAGVLVPPPGYLAGVRELTASRNVLFVADEIQSGLGRTGKTFACEHEGVVPDMYVLGKALGGGVVPVSAVVSSAEVLGVFKAGEHGSTFGGNPLACAVALEVIAMLRGGEYQQRAAELGDHLHNELNLLVGGGAVRAVRGRGLWAGVDIDPARGTGREISEQLMERGVLVKDTHGSTIRIAPPLVISKEDLDWGLDQLRAVLEA
- a CDS encoding decaprenylphospho-beta-D-erythro-pentofuranosid-2-ulose 2-reductase — its product is MKDAFGAPQSLLVLGGTSEIGLATARRLVARRTRTVWLAGRPSPALEAAATQLRELGAEVRTVPFDALDSAAHEEVLGKVFAEGDIDMVLIAFGLLGDQARDEAEPMAAVRVAQTNYTGAVSAGLVCANALQGQGHGSLVVLSSVAGERARRANFIYGSSKAGLDAFTQGLGDALHGTGVHVMVVRPGFVRTKMTEGMEEAPLATTPEAVAEAIEAGLRRRAEVVWVPGALRAVMSALRHVPRPLFRQLPV
- a CDS encoding phosphatase PAP2 family protein, which encodes MREVDHRLLSAMRDCGTDPRVAATARALSFSGEHGALWLAAGLVGAAVDRDRRGAWLRGTALIGAAHLASMGVKRVVRRPRPQLPDRQPLVKTRGRHSFPSSHATSAAAAAVALGALGPFGKQVVPPLAAAMCVSRLVVGVHYPSDVAAGAALGGITAGIGAKWLKTREASRV
- a CDS encoding decaprenyl-phosphate phosphoribosyltransferase; translated protein: MRPLGLPLGLLRTARPRQWIKNSLVVAAPAAAGQLFTTRSALQLAVVFVLFTAAASAVYLINDALDAEADRAHPTKCRRPVAAGQVPVPVAHATGALLAVLAPTAAAFLCNPLTAALLTGYVVMQMAYCLRLKHVLVLDLVVVTTGFLMRAMIGGIALGIPLSRWFLITTGFGALFMVAAKRYSEAVQMADSPLRGKTRALLSEYTTGYLRFVWQLAAGVSLLGYCLWAMERGGATDGGVLPWRELSMVAYIVGILRYAVFADRGTAGAPEDVVLRDRGLLLIGLVWMAMYALAVTDL
- the trpS gene encoding tryptophan--tRNA ligase, with protein sequence MASRPRVLSGIQPTAGSFHLGNYLGAVRQWVALQDTHDAFYMVVDLHAITIPQDPAELRANTRLAAAQLLAAGLDPDRCTLFVQSHVPEHAQLGWVMNCLTGFGEASRMTQFKDKSAKQGSDRTTVGLFTYPVLQVADILLYQANQVPVGEDQRQHIELTRDLAERFNARLGETFTVPEAYILKETAKIYDLQDPSIKMSKSASTPKGLINLLDEPKVTAKKVKSAVTDTDTVIRFDPVEKPGVSNLLTISSTLTGKTVAELEKEYEGKMYGALKTDLAEQMVEFVTPFKERTQAYLDDPETLDAVLAKGAEKARAVAAETLAQAYDRIGFLPAKH